One window of the Benincasa hispida cultivar B227 chromosome 3, ASM972705v1, whole genome shotgun sequence genome contains the following:
- the LOC120074746 gene encoding quinone oxidoreductase PIG3 has translation MKAVVISEPGEAEVLQLQEVEDPIIKEDEVLIKVEATALNRADTIQRKGFYPPPKGASPYLGLECSGIIEAVGKKVSRWKIGDQVCALLSGGGYAEKVAVPAGQVLPIPPGVSLKDAASLPEVACTVWSTVFMASRLSRGETLLVHGGSSGIGTFSIQIAKYQGARVFITAGSEEKLAVCKDLGADVCINYKTEDFVARVKEETDGKGVDVILDSIGAPYFQRNLESLNLDGRLFIIGTMGGAVTQLDFRSLFAKRLTVQAAGLRNRSPENKAVIVSEVEKIVWPAIAGGKVKPVIFKYLPLSGAAEAHQLMESSKHIGKILLTP, from the exons ATGAAGGCTGTTGTGATTAGCGAGCCCGGCGAGGCCGAAGTTCTTCAATTGCAGGAGGTTGAGGACCCAATAATCAAGGAGGATGAGGTTCTGATCAAGGTGGAAGCCACTGCCTTGAACCGGGCCGACACGATACAGAGGAAAGGCTTCTATCCCCCGCCTAAGGGTGCCAGTCCCTACCTCGGCCTCGAATGCTCTGGGATCATCGAAGCTGTCGGCAAAAAAGTCTCCCGCTGGAAAATCGGCGATCAG GTATGTGCTCTTCTTTCTGGAGGCGGATATGCTGAGAAAGTGGCTGTCCCAGCTGGGCAAGTACTTCCCATTCCACCTGGTGTTTCCTTGAAGGATGCTGCTAGTCTTCCGGAGGTGGCGTGCACCGTTTGGTCGACTGTGTTTATGGCAAGTCGACTATCGAGAGGAGAGACATTGTTG GTTCATGGAGGCTCAAGTGGAATTGGTACTTTTTCCATTCAGATAGCTAAATACCAAGGAGCGAGAGTATTCATTACTGCAG GTAGTGAAGAGAAATTAGCTGTCTGCAAAGACCTTGGAGCAGATGTTTGCATCAATTATAAAACTGAAGATTTTGTTGCACGagtgaaagaagaaacagatgGAAAAG GTGTGGATGTTATTCTTGATAGTATTGGAGCTCCTTACTTTCAGCGGAATCTTGAAAGCTTAAACTTAGATGGTAGGCTTTTTATTATTGGAACCATGGGGGGAGCAGTAACGCAGCTAGATTTTCGCAGTTTGTTTGCGAAACGCCTCACTGTGCAGG CGGCTGGCTTGCGAAACCGATCTCCTGAAAACAAAGCTGTCATTGTAAGTGAAGTTGAGAAGATAGTTTGGCCAGCCATTGCAGGAGGCAAGGTGAAGCCTGtgatcttcaagtatcttccaTTGTCTGGTGCAGCAGAAGCTCACCAGCTAATGGAGAGTAGCAAGCATATTGGAAAGATACTACTAACACCATGA
- the LOC120074257 gene encoding endonuclease 4-like isoform X1 — translation MGQSQLCWTANAFVFLLLLPGILGWGKEGHYVICKIAEGYFTEDTLSTVKELLPASAEGDLAAVCSWPDEIQRKAHYRWSSALHYVDTPDFFCNYNCSSKLKLYGDCHDTHGHKGRCVTAAIYNYTMQLESAYKEMTSEIRYNLTEALMFLSHFIGDVHQPLHVGFVGDLGGNSITVRWYRRKTNLHHVWDNMIIESALKTFYHSNLTLMIQAIQNNISDEWYNDVSAWRNCTLNHTACPNPYASESISLACKYAYKNATPGSTLEDSYFLSRLPVVEKRLAQSGIRLASTLNRIFASEVKVAEV, via the exons ATGGGCCAGTCTCAACTTTGCTGGACTGCGAATGCTTTCGTTTTTCTGCTACTTTTACCTGGAATCCTCGGCTGGGGAAAGGAAGGTCACTATGTAATTTGCAAGATAGCGGAG GGATATTTCACTGAAGATACTCTATCCACGGTCAAAGAATTGCTTCCAGCTTCTGCTGAGGGTGATCTTGCGGCTGTATGCTCCTGGCCTGATGAAATTCAACGAaaagctcattatcgctggagTAGCGCCTTACACTACGTTGACACGCCCGAtttcttttgtaattataattGCTCGAGTAAGCTTAAGCTTTATG GAGACTGTCATGACACTCATGGACATAAGGGTAGATGTGTGACTGCAGCAATTTACAACTATACTATGCAACTCGAATCAGCTTACAAAGAGATGACTTCAGAAATTAGAT ATAACTTAACAGAGGCTCTTATGTTCTTGTCCCATTTTATCGGAGATGTCCATCAG CCTCTGCATGTCGGTTTTGTTGGAGATCTAGGAGGTAATTCAATAACAGTCCGTTGGTACCGTAGAAAGACTAATCTCCATCAT GTCTGGGATAACATGATCATCGAGTCTGCCTTGAAGACATTCTACCATTCAAACCTTACGCTAATGATTCAAGCGATTCAAAACAACATTTCG GACGAATGGTATAATGATGTCTCAGCTTGGAGAAATTGCACACTGAACCACACAGCTTGTCCTAACCC GTATGCTTCTGAAAGTATTAGCTTGGCATGTAAATATGCATACAAGAACGCCACTCCAGGAAGCACACTAGAAG ACAGTTATTTTCTTAGCCGGTTGCCAGTCGTCGAGAAGAGGTTAGCACAAAGTGGCATAAGATTGGCTTCTACCCTCAACCGTATCTTTGCTTCTGAAGTGAAAGTGGCTGAAGTTTGA
- the LOC120074257 gene encoding endonuclease 4-like isoform X2 produces MGQSQLCWTANAFVFLLLLPGILGWGKEGHYVICKIAEGYFTEDTLSTVKELLPASAEGDLAAVCSWPDEIQRKAHYRWSSALHYVDTPDFFCNYNCSRDCHDTHGHKGRCVTAAIYNYTMQLESAYKEMTSEIRYNLTEALMFLSHFIGDVHQPLHVGFVGDLGGNSITVRWYRRKTNLHHVWDNMIIESALKTFYHSNLTLMIQAIQNNISDEWYNDVSAWRNCTLNHTACPNPYASESISLACKYAYKNATPGSTLEDSYFLSRLPVVEKRLAQSGIRLASTLNRIFASEVKVAEV; encoded by the exons ATGGGCCAGTCTCAACTTTGCTGGACTGCGAATGCTTTCGTTTTTCTGCTACTTTTACCTGGAATCCTCGGCTGGGGAAAGGAAGGTCACTATGTAATTTGCAAGATAGCGGAG GGATATTTCACTGAAGATACTCTATCCACGGTCAAAGAATTGCTTCCAGCTTCTGCTGAGGGTGATCTTGCGGCTGTATGCTCCTGGCCTGATGAAATTCAACGAaaagctcattatcgctggagTAGCGCCTTACACTACGTTGACACGCCCGAtttcttttgtaattataattGCTCGA GAGACTGTCATGACACTCATGGACATAAGGGTAGATGTGTGACTGCAGCAATTTACAACTATACTATGCAACTCGAATCAGCTTACAAAGAGATGACTTCAGAAATTAGAT ATAACTTAACAGAGGCTCTTATGTTCTTGTCCCATTTTATCGGAGATGTCCATCAG CCTCTGCATGTCGGTTTTGTTGGAGATCTAGGAGGTAATTCAATAACAGTCCGTTGGTACCGTAGAAAGACTAATCTCCATCAT GTCTGGGATAACATGATCATCGAGTCTGCCTTGAAGACATTCTACCATTCAAACCTTACGCTAATGATTCAAGCGATTCAAAACAACATTTCG GACGAATGGTATAATGATGTCTCAGCTTGGAGAAATTGCACACTGAACCACACAGCTTGTCCTAACCC GTATGCTTCTGAAAGTATTAGCTTGGCATGTAAATATGCATACAAGAACGCCACTCCAGGAAGCACACTAGAAG ACAGTTATTTTCTTAGCCGGTTGCCAGTCGTCGAGAAGAGGTTAGCACAAAGTGGCATAAGATTGGCTTCTACCCTCAACCGTATCTTTGCTTCTGAAGTGAAAGTGGCTGAAGTTTGA
- the LOC120072702 gene encoding internal alternative NAD(P)H-ubiquinone oxidoreductase A1, mitochondrial-like translates to MALSRIAKNGLRRSGSTFNKQPLHPFSQGSSTYKSFIQSFNTATTNGYVLNLPHIERVNHMTFWSRGISITPQRQFPSAERVVEESDLECDEPSFWPGLEATKPGEKPRVVVLGTGWAACRFLKGLDTKVYDVVCISPRNHMVFTPLLASTCVGTLEFRSVAEPVSRIQTALAKDPNSYFYLASCTGVDTDKHEVFCETVNYGEGPHEPYQFRVAYDKLVIAVGAEPLTFGIKGVKEHASFLREVNHAQEIRKKLLLNLMLSEKPGISEEEKKRLLHCVVIGGGPTGVEFSGELSDFIMRDVRDRYAHIKDDIKVTLIEANEILSSFDFGLRTYATKHLTKCGVRLMRGVVKEVLPERIVLSDGTDVPYGLLVWSTGVGPSEFVRSVDLPKAPGGRIGVDGWMRVPSVEDVFALGDCAGFLEQTGKPVLPALAQVAEREGKYLVEMFNRIGKQNGGKALSAKDIPLGDPFVYKHLGSMASVGRYKALVDLRQSKDARGISLAGFLSWVIWRSAYLTRVISWRNRFYVAVNWATTLVFGRDNSRIG, encoded by the exons ATGGCTTTATCAAGAATTGCCAAGAATGGACTGAGAAGATCAGGAAGCACATTCAATAAGCAACCACTCCATCCATTTTCCCAAggatcatcaacatataaaagcTTCATCCAATCATTCAACACTGCCACTACAAATGGCTATGTCTTGAACCTTCCTCACATTGAAAGAGTGAATCACATGACTTTTTGGAGCAGGGGAATAAGTATAACGCCACAGCGCCAATTTCCATCAGCTGAAAGGGTTGTAGAGGAGTCTGATTTAGAGTGTGATGAGCCATCTTTTTGGCCTGGACTGGAAGCAACCAAGCCAGGGGAAAAGCCAAGGGTGGTTGTCCTTGGCACTGGCTGGGCTGCATGCCGTTTCCTCAAGGGACTTGATACAAAGGTTTATGATGTTGTTTGCATATCACCTAGAAATCATATGGTATTTACTCCTCTTTTGGCTTCAACTTGTGTTGGAACCTTGGAATTTCGCTCTGTAGCTGAGCCTGTCAGTAGAATACAAACTGCATTGGCAAAGGATCCCAATTCTTACTTTTATCTGGCTTCATGCACTGGCGTTGATACAGATAAACATGAG GTGTTCTGTGAGACTGTTAACTATGGTGAAGGCCCTCATGAGCCTTACCAATTTAGAGTTGCTTATGATAAGCTTGTGATTGCTGTTGGAGCTGAGCCTTTGACTTTCGGTATCAAGGGAGTGAAAGAACACGCCTCTTTCCTCCGTGAAGTAAATCATGCTCAAGAAATAAGGAAAAAGCTTCTTTTGAATCTAATGCTCTCTGAAAAACCAG GTATatcagaagaagaaaagaaacgtCTTCTTCACTGCGTGGTGATCGGAGGTGGACCGACCGGCGTTGAGTTTAGCGGTGAATTGAGCGACTTCATTATGAGAGATGTTCGAGATCGATATGCTCATATTAAAGACGACATTAAAGTTACACTAATTGAG GCTAATGAGATTCTGTCCTCTTTTGACTTCGGGCTGCGAACGTATGCAACAAAGCACTTGACCAAG TGTGGCGTTCGCCTGATGCGGGGTGTTGTAAAGGAAGTGCTTCCCGAGAGGATAGTTCTCAGTGATGGTACTGATGTTCCATACGGCCTCTTGGTCTGGTCTACGGGCGTTGGGCCCTCTGAATTTGTGAGATCAGTCGATCTTCCAAAGGCCCCTGGTGGAAG GATTGGTGTGGATGGATGGATGCGAGTTCCTTCCGTGGAAGATGTTTTTGCACTTGGGGATTGCGCTGGTTTTCTTGAACAAACAGGAAAACCTGTTCTTCCCGCTCTAGCTCAG GTTGCAGAAAGGGAAGGAAAGTATCttgttgaaatgttcaatagGATTGGAAAACAGAACGGAGGCAAGGCTTTGAGTGCAAAAGACATTCCTTTGGGTGACCCTTTTGTGTATAAACATCTGGGAAGCATGGCATCAGTCGGTCGTTACAAGGCTCTTGTCGATCTACGCCAGTCCAag GATGCAAGAGGCATATCACTTGCGGGCTTCTTGAGTTGGGTCATATGGCGATCTGCATATCTGACTCGTGTAATCAGCTGGAGAAACAGGTTTTATGTGGCTGTCAATTGGGCTACCACTCTTGTTTTCGGCAGAGACAACTCCCGGATTGGTTAA